In Anopheles gambiae chromosome 2, idAnoGambNW_F1_1, whole genome shotgun sequence, a single window of DNA contains:
- the LOC1272937 gene encoding mesencephalic astrocyte-derived neurotrophic factor homolog gives MAERKFLSGRLVLLGTVCLILFLLPHSTALREGDCEVCVKTVNTFMETLSDETKKDTKRIEDEFRAFCKKSKNKEQRFCYYLGGVEDSATGILGELSKPISWSMPAEKICEKLKKKDAQICDLRYDKQIDVNAVDLKKLKVRDLKKILSDWDEECDGCLEKTDFIKRIEELKHKYVKTEL, from the exons ATGGCCGAACGCAAGTTTCTAAGCGGCCGATTAGTGCTGCTGGGCACGGTTTGTCTGATCCTGTTCCTGCTCCCACACAGTACCGCCCTGCGGGAAGGTGATTGTGAAG TCTGCGTGAAGACTGTAAACACATTTATGGAAACACTGTCGGATGAGACAAAGAAGGACACCAAACGGATAGAGGACGAGTTCCGGGCGTTCTGTAAGAAGTCCAAAAACAAGGAACAGCGCTTC TGCTACTACCTTGGCGGTGTCGAAGATTCTGCCACCGGTATCTTGGGTGAGCTGTCCAAACCGATCAGCTGGTCCATGCCGGCCGAAAAGATCTGCGAGAAGCTCAAGAAGAAGGACGCTCAAATCTGTGATTTGCGATACG ACAAACAAATCGATGTGAATGCCGTCGATCTGAAGAAGCTGAAGGTGCGCGATCTGAAGAAGATTCTCTCCGATTGGGATGAGGAATGCGACGGGTGCCTGGAAAAGACTGATTTCATCAAGCGCATCGAGGAGCTGAAGCACAAGTACGTCAAGACGGAACTGTAA
- the LOC1272940 gene encoding fasciculation and elongation protein zeta-2 has product MRDLANKMAELKFEAPLAQFEESDEWGPVDYQSSNVANGKTAAVTISDTLNLNNLKESLRSLDGNQQQQQQQNQKDDDLNELNDNLLLGDDTVRGGGDSNTTTTTTTANNNNNIKVGPIKDNVDFAEAFTGSLEDLVNTFDEKITKCFGNYEQSVEELAPVQVRSQEEIMNECQMWWTITGNFGNILPIDWSKTYARQMHVPALNLGMRKPGTPDDELLQDLSSEDEAVASDLDMHALILGGLHADNEPIKTADEVIKEIDDIMDETGSEDGQLENEVIEKAKEVLGSPLYEEKLRSLSITQLNELYMEMEVLIREFSETLISELALRDELEYEKELKNTFISLLLAVQNRRRQYHVEKKKGKAGGKGSAGATNSSGMDPKYLTTVIPYQLNSTPDNQTLQVLIKILKAINEDSPTVPTLLTDYILKVLCPT; this is encoded by the exons ATGCGGGACCTGGCTAATAAGATGGCCGAACTCAAATTCGAGGCACCATTGGCACAGTTCGAGGAGAGCGACGAGTGGGGCCCGGTTGATTACCAGTCCTCGAATGTGGCCAACGGCAAAACGGCGGCCGTAACCATCAGCGACACGCTGAATCTGAACAATCTCAAAGAATCACTCCGTTCGCTCGAcggcaaccagcagcagcagcagcagcagaaccagAAGGATGACGACTTGAACGAGCTGAACGACAACCTGCTGCTCGGGGACGACACGGTGCGGGGTGGGGGCGACtcgaacaccaccaccaccaccaccactgccaacaacaacaacaacattaagGTGGGACCGATCAAAGACAACGTCGACTTTGCGGAAGCGTTCACCGGCAGTCTGGAGGATTTGGTCAACACGTTCGACGAGAAGATCACGAAATGCTTCGGCAACTACGAGCAGTCGGTGGAGGAGCTGGCCCCGGTGCAGGTCCGCTCGCAGGAGGAAATCATGAACGAGTGCCA GATGTGGTGGACTATTACGGGCAACTTTGGCAACATTCTACCGATCGATTGGTCGAAAACGTACGCGCGCCAGATGCACGTCCCGGCGCTGAACCTTGGCATGCGCAAGCCCGGCACACCGGACGATGAGCTGCTGCAGGATCTCAGCTCGGAGGACGAAGCGGTCGCCAGCGATCTCGACATGCATGCGCTCATACTCGGCGGCCTGCACGCGGACAACGAACCGATCAAGACGGCGGACGAGGTGATCAAGGAGATCGATGACATCATGGATGAGACTGGGTCGgaggacgggcagctcgagaATGAAGTAATTGAGAAGGCCAAGGAAGTGCTCGGCTCACCGCTGTACGAAGAAA AATTGCGCTCCCTGTCGATCACGCAGCTAAACGAGCTGTACATGGAGATGGAGGTGCTGATTCGCGAGTTCTCCGAGACGCTCATCTCGGAGCTGGCACTGCGCGACGAGCTGGAGTACGAGAAGGAGCTCAAGAACACGTTCATCTCGCTGTTGCTGGCCGTCCAGAACCGTCGCCGCCAGTACCACGTggaaaagaagaagggaaaggcaGGGGGCAAAGGATCGGCCGGTGCCACAAACAGTTCGG GCATGGATCCAAAGTATCTGACCACGGTCATCCCTTACCAGCTGAACAGTACACCCGATAATCAAACGCTGCAAGTGCTGATTAAGA TACTGAAAGCGATCAACGAGGACAGTCCAACCGTTCCTACACTGCTGACGGACTACATTCTCAAGGTGCTGTGTCCGACGTAA
- the LOC1272938 gene encoding argininosuccinate synthase: protein MSKEKVLLAYSGGLDTSCILKWLLEQDYEVICFMADVGQTEDFAAAREKALKIGAADVVVKDMKDFFVEKFVWPAVQMGLIYEDRYLLGTSLARPCISKGLMDVAVQRGCSYISHGATGKGNDQIRFELSCYALSPTIRVIAPWRMETFCQRFQGRSDLLEYAKRSNIPVSATTKAPWSMDANIMHISYESGILEDPSVAAPEELYQLTQSPTRAPDTPTVAEIVFKAGLPVRVTELVSGRTMERPVDILAFLNKAGGEHGVGRIDIVENRYIGLKSRGVYETPGVTVLHCAHRDLEIYCLDREVLRVKKYLADRMADYVYNGYWYAPEAEYVRKCILESQKHVSGKVVVEMFKGHVMVTSRESMHSLYNQELASMEVHGNFSPYSSTGFIEINAVRLREHHRVFGTANMTKHFSRTESDMKLI, encoded by the exons ATGAGCAAAGAAAAGGTTTTGCTAGCTTATTCGGGTGGCCTGGACACAAGCTGCATCCTGAAATGGCTGCTCGAGCAGGACTACGAGGTGATCTGCTTTATGGCCGACGTGGGCCAAACGGAGGACTTTGCGGCGGCACGCGAAAAGGCCCTCAAGATCGGCGCCGCCGATGTGGTGGTGAAGGACATGAAGGATTTCTTCGTGGAAAAGTTTGTCTGGCCGGCGGTACAGATGGGTTTAATCTACGAGGACCGGTACCTGCTCGGGACGTCACTGGCGCGGCCCTGCATCTCCAAGGGCCTGATGGATGTGGCGGTGCAGCGTGGCTGCAGCTACATCTCGCACGGCGCCACCGGCAAGGGCAACGATCAGATTCGCTTCGAGCTGAGCTGCTACGCGCTCAGCCCAACGATCCGCGTCATCGCCCCGTGGCGCATGGAAACGTTCTGCCAGCGTTTCCAGGGCCGCTCGGATCTGCTGGAGTACGCGAAGCGCTCGAATATCCCGGTGAGTGCCACCACGAAAGCACCCTGGTCGATGGATGCGAACATTATGCACATCAGCTACGAGTCGGGCATCCTGGAGGACCCGTCGGTGGCGGCACCGGAAGAGCTGTACCAGCTAACGCAATCGCCAACCCGCGCCCCAGACACACCGACCGTGGCCGAGATCGTGTTCAAGGCCGGGCTGCCGGTGCGCGTCACCGAGCTGGTCAGTGGGCGAACGATGGAAAGACCGGTGGACATACTGGCGTTTCTGAACAAGGCCGGCGGCGAGCACGGCGTGGGACGGATCGATATCGTGGAGAACCGGTACATTGGGTTGAAGTCGCGCGGCGTCTACGAGACGCCCGGCGTAACCGTGCTGCACTGTGCGCACCGGGATCTGGAAATTTACTGCCTCGATCGGGAGGTGCTGCGGGTAAAAAAGTATCTTGCCGATCGGATGGCGGACTACGTGTACAACGGCTACTGGTACGCGCCCGAGGCTGAGTACGTGCGCAAGTGCATCCTCGAATCGCAGAAGCACGTGTCCGgcaaggtggtggtggaaatgTTCAAGGGACACG TTATGGTCACATCGCGAGAGTCTATGCACTCCTTGTACAACCAAGAGCTGGCATCGATGGAGGTGCATGGTAACTTTTCACCCTACTCGTCGACGGGATTCATTGAG ATCAATGCCGTTCGACTGAGGGAACATCATCGAGTGTTTGGAACGGCCAATATGACCAAACACTTCTCACGCACGGAATCAGATATGAAGCTCATCTGA